The genomic stretch TCCCTCCGGATCGCCGTAGCCAATACCCTGCGACGCGACGAGGGGCTGAGCGCTTTGCTGAGTTCGGTCATCCGCTACTCCCCGACGGTCTTCGACGTCTCCATTGCCGACAACGATAATCGCGCGTTCACCAGTACCGACCCGGGCGCAATCGATACCATTCTTCCCTCTCGCCCTCTTTATATTGACCTGCGCGATGGCAATGTAATCCGGCTTTTATCGACGGTCTTTGGGCCTCCCCGCGTCTATGACGTGGTTCTTCCACTGGGCCGTGACGGTCAGCCCTTCGCCACCGTGCACGTCGGAATTCGCACCACCTTTCTGCGAAATCTCTTCCAGCCGTGGATCTCCGCCGCCATCGCCTTTACGGGCCTCGCCATCCTGCTTTCGCTCCTGGCCTCCGCACTGGTTGCCAACCTGGCGCTCCAGCCGCTGGAGGATATCAGTATCCGGCTCGACGCACTCGACCGCGCAGAGGCGGAAACCGCCGGCGAACTGGAGGCTCCGCGCTCCGGGGATGCCGTCGTCCTCGTCTCCAACAAGATCGAAAAGCTTGGCCGCCGCATGCGCAACGTCGAGGAGGTCTTTTCTGCCCTGAAGGAAAACCTCGACCAGATCCTGACCAATTTGCAGGACGGCATCATCCTCTTTACACGCACCGGACGCGCCGTCCTTGTCAGCTCGTCGGTGGAGCGCTTCCTGCTCCGGGGACGGGAGGACATTCTGGGTGCCGAGGTACGCGAGATTTTTGATGGCGAGAGCCTCCTGGGACGCACCGTGCGCGAAGCCTTCGATGGCGGAATCGCCCTGGTCCAGGAGGAGATCACGACTGAGACCGACAGGCACATCGAGGTTTCGCTGGACTTTATCCGTGAAGAACATGCCTCTCCCAATTCCTTGGGTGCCCTGTTAACGCTGCACGACCTCGAATCCGTCCAGGAGATCGAGAGCGAACTGGAACTCTCGCGGCGCATGGCTGCCATTGGGCGCCTCACCTCCGGCGTTGGCCACGAGGTCAAGAATCCCATCAACGCGATCGTGGTTCATTTGGAACTGCTTAAAAATAAACTGGATAGCTCCGACGCACGCGCCTTGCGCCACCTTGAGATCATCGAGAGCGAGATCCAGAGGCTGGATCGCGTCGTCCAGACCCTCGTCGACTTCTCCCGCCCCGTCGAACTGCGCCTGCAGGAGAGCGACCTGCGATCCGTGGTTACATCGGTTCTGATGCTGGCCTCGGCCGAGATGGAAACCCGTAATGTCAAAGTAGTTAGCCGCGTGCCTGAGCGGCCAGTGCTCGTCAAGATCGATACCGATCTGGTGCGCCAGGCACTGCTGAACGTTATTCTCAATGGGGCCCAGGCCATGTCCGAGGGCGGAGTTCTCGAGGTCCGCCTGGTCGAAGATGGACGTACTGCCATGTTGAGCGTCCGCGATGAAGGAGAAGGAATTCCCGACGATCTCCTGGAGAAGATTTTTGACCTTTACTTCACCACAAAAAAAGAGGGCAGTGGTATCGGTCTTGCCATGACATACCGCATTATCCAGTTGCATAATGGGAGCGTGGATGTTGAATCCGTGCCAGGTGAAGGCACAACGTTTACACTTCGAATTCCGCTAAATAATCCGGTCGAATCGAGGCTGCGCGGACACCTTGTCGGCACGATAACGCCATCCGTGGAGCCCCAGGCATGAAGCAGGCAGGCAAGATCGTCCTTATGGCTCTTTCCCTTGCGCTGCTGCAGGGGTGCGCCTTCAGAAAAGCCAAGACGAAGCCTCCCATTGCGGCCCAGGCTCCCACGACTACCGATCAGGCGGGAGTCATGTACCCGTCGCCCTTTCCGCAAACAACTGACGCGCCGCCGACTACTCCCGAGCCGACGAAGCCGAAGGTAGCCCCGCCCCCTCCACCATCCCCGAAGCACCAGGCAAGCACACGGAAGAAGACCTCCGGAGTGAGAGCCAAGTCCAAACCCTCGGCGGCCAAGCCGATGGTGCCGAACTCGGCGGAGCCTGCTTCCGCGCCGGTTCAACAAGCCGCGGTCGAGCCTTCCGGAGTCTCGCCCATCGGCCAGCTATCCAGCGGTGAAGGTGCCAATGGAGCGCAAAAAC from Acidisarcina sp. encodes the following:
- a CDS encoding ATP-binding protein, whose product is MRLKTKLVVAITGLVFLVAGVLSMLYLTELLRQQISQSYQNTDLVAHQVLFATRHALETGMTRPPEDLNDPASLRIAVANTLRRDEGLSALLSSVIRYSPTVFDVSIADNDNRAFTSTDPGAIDTILPSRPLYIDLRDGNVIRLLSTVFGPPRVYDVVLPLGRDGQPFATVHVGIRTTFLRNLFQPWISAAIAFTGLAILLSLLASALVANLALQPLEDISIRLDALDRAEAETAGELEAPRSGDAVVLVSNKIEKLGRRMRNVEEVFSALKENLDQILTNLQDGIILFTRTGRAVLVSSSVERFLLRGREDILGAEVREIFDGESLLGRTVREAFDGGIALVQEEITTETDRHIEVSLDFIREEHASPNSLGALLTLHDLESVQEIESELELSRRMAAIGRLTSGVGHEVKNPINAIVVHLELLKNKLDSSDARALRHLEIIESEIQRLDRVVQTLVDFSRPVELRLQESDLRSVVTSVLMLASAEMETRNVKVVSRVPERPVLVKIDTDLVRQALLNVILNGAQAMSEGGVLEVRLVEDGRTAMLSVRDEGEGIPDDLLEKIFDLYFTTKKEGSGIGLAMTYRIIQLHNGSVDVESVPGEGTTFTLRIPLNNPVESRLRGHLVGTITPSVEPQA